The DNA window ATAAATCTTTACTTAACTCATCTTCATAAAAAGTATACATAATGATACCGTCTTCATCACCACCAATACCTTTGAAAGTCTGAGGTTTAATTTCTTCAAATGTTTGATCATAATCCTTGTCGTAATAAATATTTTTCTTATCAGTTGGTTCTACATTAAATGTTTCCCTGTTCGCTATTCGAATAATGAAAATACCATCTTTTTTGAGAACTCTACCTAGTTCTTTGAACGCTTCAAGAATCACCGGTTTTATTGCATGATTAAGACTTTGATAAGCAATAACTGCATCAAAACAATTATCTTCAAATGACAGTGTTGAGAAAATATCTTGCAAGAGATAGTTGTTCTGAGAACCTTTGGCCTTCTGTTTTGCAATCTTTAGTCCTTCATCAGAAATATCCATACCAGTTACTACAAAACCTTGATTTGCAAGAAAAGCTGCATTGCTACCATCGCCGCAACCCACATCAAGAATTATTTTTGCGCCTTGTTTTTTAAGAATGTTAAGCTCTTTGGAGTCAATAGATGTACGAGCAGTCTCGTTGTCTTCGCATCTCAACCAAACCTTGTTAAAATTCTCTTTTACACCCATATAAGTAATACTAGAAAAGAAATAGTTTAATTATTTTACTGTTTCTAAATCATACACCCATTTGCTATGACCATAATGCACGAGTAAATCAACA is part of the Candidatus Woesearchaeota archaeon genome and encodes:
- a CDS encoding class I SAM-dependent methyltransferase, with the protein product MGVKENFNKVWLRCEDNETARTSIDSKELNILKKQGAKIILDVGCGDGSNAAFLANQGFVVTGMDISDEGLKIAKQKAKGSQNNYLLQDIFSTLSFEDNCFDAVIAYQSLNHAIKPVILEAFKELGRVLKKDGIFIIRIANRETFNVEPTDKKNIYYDKDYDQTFEEIKPQTFKGIGGDEDGIIMYTFYEDELSKDLSLLGFKKMSSRLAPHHIVAVFANKKQ